In the genome of Fusarium poae strain DAOMC 252244 chromosome 1, whole genome shotgun sequence, the window AGTCGATAGGTCGGGCAGCGAGATGAAGGTACACGGACTGGAAGACCATCGTAGAAGTAAGCTCGCATGGTTGCTGTATAGTAGAGTTGCGACTCAAACAGTGGAAAGataggccaagaagaagattagAAGAATATGGTGTTGTGAAAGTCAAGTTGTCAGCAGTTGGGAGCTATTTGAAGCTTGTAAAAGGTGAGGGTCCAAAGCTCTTTTTGTACTGTACCATGGACCATGGTAGACAGACCACTGGATCTCAAAGGTTCCATCCATGACAGCGGGGTCAAATGGAATGTTCGGCCAAAGCTAGCGAGCGACGTCAGCACCGATTGTTGCACTAAAACCCAACTTAGTTGCAGTCAGTCTGACTTTGTTACACTGACATCACAATCACAAGCCTTTCAAGGCCGAGCCTCCAATGGACCGGCTACAGGATGGCCAGACTCTCCAGGGGCTTTGCAAAACTTGATGCCCGATTTGGCGATCATTCCAGCTGCAGACGGGAAGTGCGTTAGCCCATGTCATGTCATATCATGACAGGCTGAAATAGCCTCATGGTTGTACATTGTCGAGCGTATCAAAATATCGTTCTGGCTTCAAGTGATAAAGACAATTTATTGTTTTAATCTCCACGCTGAAATAAACAAACGCCATCCACAGTCTTAATGTCTGTATCCTGTGCAATGCTTCCATAATATTGACCTTTCAACGCCAAGCAATAAAGATAATCGAGGAAAACCTCACTGAGACGTCATGAGCCCGGCCTCGCACCAAGCTTCTCCAGTAGACTGCCGTCGCCTATCTCTCCTTCAAATTTTACAGCTCGTGAGGCGCCGCTCCTCTTGCTTCAGCGACTAGAAGTTCGTTTGTACTATCATCCGTTTCAACCTGGGGACGAGCCTCGAACAAGCGCCTCCACCAGCTGGGAGGGTCTAAAGGTCGAGATCCGTTGTGCAGAGGAGGGTAGACATCTGAAAAGAAATACCAGACATGTCCAATTACAACACCCATGATCTCGTCTTTGGGAACGGTACCATGTAACACAAGGCTGAAAGCCATCAGAACCCAAGGCAAGTATGGTGCAGTAAATACGAGCAAGCCGAGGAAGCTGAGTCTAGTCTCGGGGTTTCTCCGCGACCAAATGTACACGAGAGTCGAGGAAAGTGGGTGGCCGAGGAAAGGCATCGAAACGAGTGGTGACATGGCGATCAAGCAGGTCATTGAATAGAGCAGTAGCCATGAGAAGTGCGCAGGTGATCGACCCGAAGATTCTTCCAGAAGCCGTGCATATCGCTGGAGGAAGTAGACGTGGAAAAGCAGATCGAGCGAGAAGGGGCCGAAGTATAAGAACGTCGTCAACAGTCGCCAATACTGTGTCTTGTCAGCATAACCGCCATCACAGACATACAGCTTGCTGAGCAAAGAAAGACCACCCAAGAGCAATACTAACCTGCGACTTCCAGAACACGGCCCGGAAACTATAGAACAACTGGAAAGGCGTCACCATCTGGCATTGAACCAGGGCGGATGTAAGAATCGTAGCGGTTGTCCACCAGCGAGTGCATGTTGGCATCTCCCAAAACCACTCCTCAAGAGGCAAACGACCTCCGTCCATTACTTGATCCATCGGGTCGGTTTCAATATCGGGCGTTGTTGATGTCAATCCCCTTCCTTAAGTGATGTGTAGAATAGGTAGGCTTATATATGACGATGGTTCGGTTGAATGCTGACAGGAGCGATTGTTGTGATAAAGAGAGGCCGTCACTATCTTTCGGCAAAAGAAGTGAATCAGTTTGTTAAAATAATTGTCAGTGTCAAGTTCAATGACCGTTGATCGTTTAACTTTGATCGTTGAACTTGAGGATGACGGAATAGGACGAGCCACGTTACGGTACC includes:
- a CDS encoding hypothetical protein (TransMembrane:3 (o60-84i105-126o146-170i)); its protein translation is MDQVMDGGRLPLEEWFWEMPTCTRWWTTATILTSALVQCQMVTPFQLFYSFRAVFWKSQYWRLLTTFLYFGPFSLDLLFHVYFLQRYARLLEESSGRSPAHFSWLLLYSMTCLIAMSPLVSMPFLGHPLSSTLVYIWSRRNPETRLSFLGLLVFTAPYLPWVLMAFSLVLHGTVPKDEIMGVVIGHVWYFFSDVYPPLHNGSRPLDPPSWWRRLFEARPQVETDDSTNELLVAEARGAAPHEL